The following proteins are encoded in a genomic region of Methanobacterium formicicum DSM 3637:
- a CDS encoding peptidylprolyl isomerase has protein sequence MPVKNGDFIKLEYTGKITETGDIFDTTVEELAEENGIHSDKKTYGPISIIVGGGHVLKGMETALEGMEAGEEKTIQLTPEEAFGERDPGMIQLVPMSEFKKQGIKPQVGMAITSEGNTGIIRSVSGGRVRLDFNHELAGKNLEYQVKVVEIIEDDTEKIRSLIDLHYPAPNLDSEKHQVTIEDDKVIIAMDEMAKFDQRPYMDVTMARFRIARDIQENMDIATVDFIDSFTRKEEVEESTEEEVSTEEVPEKLTEEETKEE, from the coding sequence ATGCCAGTGAAGAATGGAGACTTTATAAAGCTTGAATACACCGGAAAAATTACTGAAACCGGTGATATCTTTGATACTACTGTTGAAGAGTTAGCAGAAGAAAACGGAATACACTCAGACAAGAAAACTTACGGACCAATATCCATAATCGTGGGTGGAGGTCATGTCCTAAAGGGAATGGAAACTGCACTGGAAGGCATGGAAGCAGGTGAAGAAAAAACCATCCAACTAACTCCTGAAGAAGCATTCGGTGAACGTGACCCTGGTATGATCCAGCTGGTTCCAATGTCCGAGTTCAAAAAACAGGGCATAAAACCACAGGTAGGAATGGCCATCACCTCAGAAGGAAACACTGGTATCATAAGGAGTGTTAGTGGAGGTCGAGTAAGACTGGACTTCAACCATGAACTTGCCGGTAAAAACCTGGAATACCAGGTAAAAGTAGTGGAAATCATTGAAGATGACACTGAAAAAATCAGAAGCCTAATCGACCTGCATTACCCTGCCCCCAACCTGGACTCTGAAAAACACCAGGTAACCATTGAAGATGATAAAGTCATCATCGCAATGGATGAAATGGCCAAATTCGACCAGCGCCCTTACATGGATGTAACCATGGCCAGGTTCCGCATTGCACGGGACATCCAGGAAAACATGGACATTGCTACAGTAGACTTCATTGATTCATTCACCCGCAAGGAAGAAGTAGAAGAGTCTACTGAAGAAGAAGTTTCTACTGAAGAAGTTCCAGAAAAACTAACTGAAGAAGAAACCAAAGAAGAATAG
- a CDS encoding dihydroorotase family protein, with the protein MLDICITNCKLDIGTEEVCLGIEDGKIVSIKKLPTDASSTIDVNSKLVLPGLIDAHVHFRDPGLTKKEDFFSGSAAAAAGGFTTVIDMPNTIPPTNTTQALKEKMRIAREKSLVDFGLHVGVADLASIKELTEYKPASFKIFMDLVDCDFLIEAFCKINEVRDNLLNGVPSHPLISLHAEDPDVVKQCTNKMKKEGSDPELYSQARPPQAEIEAIQKAILLSKKFNQKIHFCHVSTPKSQKIINQAKNDGLNVTSEITPHHLFLNSSYLRKYGNLAKTNPPLRDEKNRLTVDNLSQIDIVGTDHAPHTLEEKNKDVWNAPPGIPGLETALPLLLTQLNQGKIIVGDIKRLLCENPAKIFNIPNKGFIRKGMDADLVVIDLKKSYVIDPANFQSKAKYSPFEGFHVQGVPVMTLVRGQKVMEKGHILKNQGKFIYS; encoded by the coding sequence ATGCTGGATATATGTATTACCAACTGTAAACTTGATATAGGAACTGAAGAGGTTTGTTTAGGAATTGAAGATGGGAAAATAGTTTCTATCAAAAAATTACCCACAGATGCTAGTTCAACCATTGATGTTAATAGTAAACTGGTTCTTCCCGGACTTATCGATGCTCATGTTCATTTTAGAGATCCTGGACTCACTAAAAAGGAGGATTTCTTCTCAGGTAGTGCTGCTGCTGCCGCTGGGGGTTTTACAACGGTTATTGATATGCCTAACACAATTCCGCCCACCAATACAACCCAGGCATTGAAAGAAAAAATGAGGATCGCTCGGGAAAAGAGTTTGGTGGACTTTGGTCTACATGTTGGAGTTGCTGATCTAGCTTCTATCAAAGAGCTTACTGAATATAAGCCAGCATCATTCAAAATTTTTATGGATCTAGTAGATTGTGACTTTTTAATAGAGGCTTTCTGTAAGATAAATGAGGTTCGAGATAATCTACTAAATGGAGTTCCTAGTCATCCATTAATTTCATTACATGCTGAAGATCCAGATGTGGTTAAGCAGTGCACCAATAAAATGAAAAAGGAAGGATCTGATCCTGAATTATATTCACAAGCTCGTCCACCCCAGGCTGAAATTGAAGCAATCCAGAAAGCCATTTTACTGTCGAAAAAATTCAACCAAAAAATACATTTCTGCCATGTCAGCACCCCAAAATCTCAAAAAATCATAAATCAAGCCAAAAATGATGGATTGAATGTGACATCTGAAATTACACCTCACCACCTGTTCCTGAATTCAAGTTACCTGAGAAAATATGGTAACCTGGCCAAGACTAACCCTCCACTGCGTGATGAGAAAAACCGATTAACTGTGGATAATTTATCCCAAATAGATATAGTGGGAACCGATCACGCCCCCCACACACTTGAAGAAAAAAATAAAGACGTGTGGAATGCTCCTCCAGGTATTCCTGGACTTGAAACTGCATTACCCCTTCTTTTAACCCAGTTGAATCAGGGTAAAATAATTGTTGGAGATATCAAACGATTACTATGTGAAAACCCTGCAAAAATATTTAATATCCCCAATAAAGGTTTTATAAGAAAGGGAATGGATGCAGATCTGGTAGTGATTGATTTAAAGAAATCATATGTTATTGATCCTGCTAATTTCCAATCTAAAGCCAAATATTCCCCATTTGAAGGTTTTCATGTCCAGGGAGTGCCAGTTATGACCTTGGTACGGGGGCAGAAAGTTATGGAAAAAGGCCATATTCTAAAAAACCAGGGAAAATTCATTTATTCATGA
- a CDS encoding nucleotidyltransferase family protein produces MSSVENLVKAMIVRDRKTFLKDARFLPKYPKSKLDSPDMEFDSPDMGSNPQNPGPDSLDMGSDLPDTGSDSSDTKILADFTEYNPLHKGHLHCLLEAKKKVPNGIFVAVVPGLFERSGRGLPYIMTRQARARAAIAVGADIVVEGPPMGIMGSGQYSLCLAKTFQALDADYIPRGYKPDPDFEILLEKIGRGTGVAPKPYRMVDMENGEVLLKGKLNEDNYVIVSLSKSLTKIGFNFKNKFIFIPRIEGVSGTVIREAVVSGVLASAEEMLPPETIRIMREEMENKRAPLHQTRDEKTILFTANNATVPDLKSLSLLDERTIENMIDKRPFNNLTEIESCIARGFSRHHVQRVLSSLEARIDRDTMHRYIENYPSTIRILNYKNKEVLREFKKRLSHRRLEICQ; encoded by the coding sequence ATGTCTTCTGTAGAAAATTTAGTAAAAGCAATGATAGTCAGGGACAGGAAAACATTCCTGAAAGATGCACGTTTTCTGCCTAAATATCCTAAATCTAAATTGGATTCACCTGACATGGAATTTGATTCACCTGATATGGGATCAAATCCGCAAAATCCTGGGCCAGATTCACTTGATATGGGATCAGATTTGCCGGATACAGGATCTGATTCATCTGATACTAAAATATTAGCTGATTTCACAGAATACAACCCCCTGCATAAAGGTCATCTGCACTGCCTTCTGGAGGCCAAAAAAAAGGTTCCAAATGGAATATTCGTGGCAGTAGTCCCCGGACTATTCGAACGCAGTGGAAGAGGATTACCTTACATCATGACCCGACAGGCACGTGCCAGGGCAGCCATTGCGGTTGGTGCTGATATCGTGGTTGAAGGTCCCCCTATGGGTATAATGGGATCAGGACAGTACTCACTCTGCCTGGCCAAGACATTCCAGGCCCTGGATGCAGATTATATCCCCCGAGGGTATAAACCGGATCCGGACTTTGAAATTCTACTGGAAAAAATAGGCAGAGGCACTGGAGTAGCTCCCAAACCATACCGTATGGTGGATATGGAAAATGGAGAAGTTTTATTAAAGGGTAAACTCAATGAAGATAATTACGTTATTGTATCTTTATCAAAGTCACTTACTAAAATTGGCTTCAACTTCAAGAATAAATTCATATTCATACCCAGGATAGAGGGAGTAAGTGGAACTGTAATTAGAGAAGCAGTTGTATCTGGAGTTTTAGCATCAGCCGAGGAAATGTTACCTCCTGAAACAATAAGGATCATGAGGGAAGAGATGGAAAATAAAAGAGCACCTCTTCACCAGACTCGGGATGAGAAAACTATCCTTTTCACAGCTAACAATGCCACAGTTCCTGATCTAAAATCCCTTAGCCTACTTGATGAGCGTACCATTGAGAATATGATCGATAAAAGGCCATTCAATAATCTAACTGAAATAGAAAGTTGTATTGCGCGTGGATTCAGTAGACATCATGTTCAAAGGGTCTTATCCTCATTGGAGGCGCGTATTGATAGGGACACCATGCATAGATATATTGAGAATTACCCCTCAACCATACGCATATTAAACTATAAAAATAAAGAAGTTCTAAGAGAATTTAAAAAGAGATTATCACATAGGAGGCTAGAGATATGCCAGTGA